From a single Miscanthus floridulus cultivar M001 chromosome 8, ASM1932011v1, whole genome shotgun sequence genomic region:
- the LOC136474403 gene encoding uncharacterized protein: MGWKAAEKLIRHWKILRGDNVMIIKGKDKGETGLMKRVIRSQNRVIVEGKNLVKKHIKQGEGHTGGIFSIEAPLHVSNVQVVDPVTGKPCKVGYKYLEDGTKVRFARGMNACGAVIPRPEILKERRKPRPTSPGPKDTPIELVLEKTYDDKSGIGMPDL, encoded by the exons ATGGGATGGAAGGCGGCGGAGAAGCTCATCAGACACTGGAAGATCCTCCGCGGAGACAAC GTGATGATCATCAAAGGCAAGGACAAAGGGGAGACCGGTCTCATGAAGCGTGTCATTCGCTCGCAGAATCGCGTCATCGTCGAGGGCAAGAACTTG GTAAAGAAACACATTAAGCAAGGGGAAGGGCACACAGGTGGTATTTTCTCGATTGAAGCTCCACTTCATGTGTCAAATGTCCAAGTAGTTGATCCTGTCACTGG GAAACCATGTAAGGTTGGATATAAGTATTTGGAAGATGGGACCAAAGTCAGGTTCGCTAGGGGGATGAATGCATGTGGTGCTGTGATACCCCGGCCAGAAATTCTGAAGGAGAGAAGAAAACCGAGACCCACATCAC CTGGCCCAAAGGATACGCCGATTGAGCTTGTACTGGAGAAAACCTACGATGATAAATCTGGAATCGGCATGCCCGACCTATAG